One Candida dubliniensis CD36 chromosome 1, complete sequence genomic region harbors:
- a CDS encoding endosome-to-Golgi retrograde transport membrane-associated retromer complex endosomal subunit, putative (Similar to S. cerevisiae VPS29 (PEP11);~Similar to C. albicans VPS29) produces the protein MLTLAIGDIFVPERAVDLPSKFRKLLAPQPNNTPSNSKINQVICLGNITNSSTILQFLTNISPQFNLVKGEFDNPVVLSQQLSLLNKNSNIPLYNRFVHDNLKIGYTNGFQVMPRGDPLALSAFARELDVDVLIWGSTHKVEAYTLDGKFFINPGSATGAFGFDWPENDDEEEEEEQEEDTSKDDREKSNKGVEENEDNPENHDSNTKETKDPESKAENDTSTSVSDFKQSLQEVSDINSNIPSFCLLDTHGSTCILYIYTQIDGEVKVDKVTYTKD, from the coding sequence ATGTTGACACTTGCAATTGGTGATATTTTTGTTCCTGAACGAGCAGTTGATTTGCCCAGCAAGTTTCGCAAACTATTAGCTCCTCAACCAAACAATACACCCAGTAATAGCAAAATAAACCAAGTGATATGTTTAGGCAACATCACAAATTCCTCTACAATATTACAGTTCTTAACCAATATATCTCCACAGTTTAATTTGGTTAAAGgtgaatttgataatccTGTTGTTTTGTCCCAACAATTGTCTTTGCTAAATAAGAATAGCAATATCCCACTATACAATAGATTTGTTCAcgataatttgaaaataggATACACAAACGGGTTTCAAGTAATGCCAAGAGGTGACCCGCTAGCATTATCGGCATTTGCTAGAGAATTAGATGTGGACGTGTTGATTTGGGGAAGCACCCACAAGGTTGAAGCGTATACTTTGGATGGCAAGTTTTTTATAAACCCTGGAAGTGCCACAGGTGCATTTGGCTTTGACTGGCcagaaaatgatgatgaagaagaagaggaggaaCAAGAGGAAGACACGAGCAAAGACGATCGTGAAAAGTCAAACAAAGGAGTAGAGGAGAACGAAGATAACCCAGAAAACCATGACAGCAACACTAAGGAGACCAAAGATCCGGAATCTAAAGCAGAAAACGACACTAGCACGTCTGTTCTGGACTTCAAACAAAGTTTACAAGAAGTGAGTGATATAAACTCGAATATCCCTTCATTTTGCTTGCTTGACACGCATGGCTCAACATGCATCTTGTATATTTACACCCAAATTGATGGAGAAGTTAAGGTAGATAAAGTTACATACACAAAAGATTAG
- a CDS encoding 60S ribosomal protein L16 (Similar to S. cerevisiae RPL16A (RPL13);~Similar to C. albicans RPL16) gives MSSFEKVVVIDGKGHLLGRLASIVSKQILNGQKVVVVRCEELNISGEFFRNKLKYHDYLRKATRYNKKKGPFHFRAPSRILYKAIRGMIPHKTARGKAALERLKVFEGVPPPYDKKKRVVVPQALRVLRLKPGRKYTTVGKLSSAVGWKYESVVEKLEEKRKVQSAEYYAKKKALTKKLNAAKASTAESEAAQKLAAFGY, from the coding sequence aTGTCCtcatttgaaaaagttgttgttattgatgGTAAAGGCCATTTGTTGGGTCGTTTAGCCTCTATTGTTTCTAAACAAATCCTTAATGGTCAAAAAGTTGTCGTTGTCAGATGTGAAGAATTGAACATCTCTGGTGAATTTTTcagaaacaaattgaagTACCACGACTACTTGAGAAAAGCTACTAGatacaacaagaagaagggTCCATTCCATTTCAGAGCCCCATCTAGAATCTTATACAAGGCCATCAGAGGTATGATTCCTCACAAGACTGCTAGAGGTAAAGCAGCTTTGGAAAGATTGAAGGTCTTTGAAGGTGTCCCACCACCATAcgacaagaaaaagagagtTGTTGTTCCTCAAGCTTTAAGAGTCTTAAGATTAAAACCAGGTAGAAAATACACCACTGTTGGTAAATTGTCCTCAGCTGTTGGTTGGAAATACGAATcagttgttgaaaaattagaagaaaagagaaaagtCCAATCTGCTGAATACTACGCCAAGAAGAAGGCTTTGactaaaaaattgaatgcTGCCAAAGCTTCTACTGCTGAATCCGAAGCTGCCCAAAAATTAGCTGCTTTCGGTTACTAA
- a CDS encoding ER integral membrane protein, glucose-dependent repression ans hexose transporters secretion modulator, putative (Similar to S. cerevisiae GSF2;~Similar to C. albicans GSF2) — protein MSGIEKTTGPDSEVGYLDIYLRFNDDMEKDYCFQVKTTTVFKDLYQVFRTLPLSLRPSVFYHAQPIGFKKSVSPGYLTQDGHFIFDESSQKQAVPVNDNDLINETVWPGQLVLPVWQFNDFGFYSFLTFLACWLYTDLPDFISPTPGICLTNQVTKLMAWVLLQFGKDRFADTLLADLYDTVGVGAQCVFFAFHIIKCLFIFGFLYTGVFNPMRVFRFTPRSVKLDVTKEELVKLGWTGTRKATIDEYKEYYREFKINQHGGMIQAHRAGLFNTLRNLGVQLESGEGYNTPLTKENKLRTMKEIVEDAKKPDFKLKLSYEYFAELGYVFAMNAENKEGSELAQLIKQYRRYGLLVSDQRIKTVVNARKGETDEEKPKVEEQPKVEEVVEAKD, from the coding sequence ATGTCAGGCATTGAAAAGACCACAGGACCAGATTCAGAGGTAGGATACCTCGATATATATCTTAGATTCAACGATGATATGGAAAAAGATTATTGTTTCCAAGTTAAAACCACTACCGTTTTCAAGGACTTATACCAGGTTTTCAGAACATTACCACTTTCCTTACGACCAAGTGTATTTTATCATGCCCAACCTATTGGGTTTAAGAAATCAGTCTCTCCCGGGTATTTGACTCAGGATGGacatttcatttttgatGAAAGTTCACAGAAACAAGCAGTTCCtgttaatgataatgatttgattaatgaaACTGTGTGGCCTGGTCAACTAGTCCTTCCAGTTTGGCAATTCAATGATTTCGGGTTTTATTCATTCCTTACATTCTTGGCCTGCTGGTTGTATACTGATTTACCCGATTTCATAAGTCCTACACCCGGAATTTGTCTTACTAATCAAGTTACGAAATTGATGGCATGGGTATTGTTGCAATTTGGCAAGGATAGATTTGCCGACACTTTACTTGCAGATTTGTATGACACAGTAGGTGTGGGTGCTCAGTGTGTATTTTTTGCATTCCATATTATCAAGTGTTTGTTCATATTTGGGTTCTTATACACCGGGGTTTTTAATCCGATGAGGGTGTTCCGTTTCACACCAAGAAGTGTCAAATTGGATGTCACCAAAGAGGAGTTGGTAAAATTAGGATGGACAGGTACAAGAAAGGCCACTATTGATGAATACAAAGAGTATTACCGTGAATTTAAGATCAATCAACACGGAGGTATGATTCAAGCCCATCGTGCAGGATTGTTTAACACTCTTAGAAACTTGGGGGTACAATTAGAATCAGGCGAAGGGTATAACACCCCATTGACCAAAGAAAATAAGTTGAGAACCATGAAGGAGATTGTTGAAGATGCCAAAAAGCCTGACTTCAAATTGAAGTTGAGTTATGAGTATTTTGCTGAATTGGGGTACGTTTTTGCCATGAATGcagaaaacaaagaagGAAGTGAATTGGCtcaattgatcaaacaATATAGAAGATACGGTTTGTTAGTTAGTGACCAAAGAATTAAGACTGTTGTCAATGCAAGAAAAGGTGAAACCGATGAAGAGAAGCCAAAGGTTGAAGAACAGCCAAAGGTTGAAGAAGTTGTTGAAGCTAAAGATTAA
- the PHR2 gene encoding pH-regulated protein 2 (GPI-anchored surface protein essential for hyphal development?), which produces MLLKSLFPSILAAASFVSSVAAEDLPAIEIVGNKFFYSNNGSQFFIKGIAYQQNNLDSNDSFVDPLANPEHCKRDIPYLEAVDTNVIRVYALDTSQDHTECMQMLQDAGIYVIADLSQPDESINRNDPSWDLDLFERYTSVVDLFHNYTNILGFFAGNEVTNKKSNTDASAFVKAAIRDTKAYIKSKGYRKIPVGYSANDDSAIRVSLAEYFACGDDDKAADFFGMNMYEWCGDSSYKASGYESATTDYKNLGIPIFFSEYGCNEVRPRKFTEVGTIFGDQMTPVWSGGIVYMYFEEENKYGLVSVKDNSVSTLQDYANYKSEIKSISPSSAKASAESASSISRTSCPTNTNNWEASTDLPPTPDKDVCECMSASLKCVVDDKVDSDDYADLFDYICAKIDCSGINANATKGNYGAYSPCHSKDKLSFVMNLYYEENKESKSACDFGGSASLQSAKTAGSCSAYLSSAGSSGLGTVSGTVRTDTSQSTSGSGSGSGSGSGSGSGSGSGSSSSSSSSSSSSGSSGKKSAASIVSVNLLTKIATIGISIVVGFGLITM; this is translated from the coding sequence atgttgttgaaatcTTTATTCCCATCTATCTTGGCTGCTGCTTCATTCGTTTCATCCGTGGCTGCCGAAGATTTGCCTGctattgaaattgttggtaACAAATTCTTCTACTCCAACAACGGAtcccaatttttcatcaaagGTATTGCTTACCAACAAAATAACTTGGACTCCAATGATTCATTTGTTGATCCATTAGCTAATCCAGAACACTGTAAAAGAGATATTCCTTACTTGGAAGCTGTTGACACCAACGTCATCAGAGTTTATGCTTTAGACACCAGTCAAGACCATACCGAATGTATGCAAATGTTGCAAGATGCTGGTATTTACGTCATTGCAGATTTGTCTCAACCAGACGAATCCATCAACAGAAACGATCCATCCTGGGATTTGGATCTTTTCGAAAGATACACTTCAGTTGTCGACTTGTTCCACAACTACACTAACATTTTGGGTTTCTTTGCCGGTAACGAAGTCACCAACAAGAAATCAAACACTGACGCTTCTGCTTTCGTCAAGGCTGCTATCAGAGACACCAAGGCTTATATCAAAAGCAAAGGTTACAGAAAGATCCCAGTTGGTTACTCTGCCAATGATGATTCCGCCATTAGAGTTTCATTAGCCGAATACTTTGCCTGTGGTGATGACGATAAAGCTGCCGATTTCTTTGGTATGAACATGTACGAATGGTGTGGAGACTCTTCCTACAAAGCTTCTGGTTATGAATCTGCTACCACCGACTACAAAAACTTGGGTATCCCAATCTTCTTTTCCGAATACGGTTGTAACGAAGTTAGACCAAGAAAATTTACAGAAGTCGGTACTATTTTCGGTGACCAAATGACTCCAGTCTGGTCTGGTGGTATTGTTTACATGTActttgaagaagaaaacaaatacGGTTTGGTCAGTGTCAAAGACAATTCTGTTTCTACTTTGCAAGATTACGCCAACTATAAATCAGAAATTAAAAGCATTAGCCCAAGCTCCGCTAAGGCTTCTGCCGAATCTGCCTCCTCCATTTCTAGAACTTCTTGTCCAACCAACACTAATAATTGGGAAGCATCTACTGACTTGCCACCAACCCCAGATAAAGATGTGTGTGAATGTATGAGTGCCTCATTGAAATGTGTTGTTGACGACAAGGTTGATTCAGACGATTACGCTGATTTGTTTGACTACATCTGTGCCAAGATTGACTGTAGCGGTATTAATGCCAACGCTACCAAAGGTAATTACGGTGCTTACTCCCCATGTCATAGCAAGGATAAATTGAGTTTTGTCATGAACTTGTACTACGAAGAAAACAAGGAAAGTAAATCTGCTTGTGACTTTGGTGGTTCTGCTTCGTTGCAAAGTGCTAAAACTGCTGGCAGCTGTTCTGCTTACTTGTCCTCTGCTGGTTCTTCAGGATTGGGAACTGTATCTGGTACCGTCAGAACTGACACTTCTCAATCTActtctggttctggttctggttctggttctggttccggttctggttctggctctggctctggatcttcttcatcatcttcttcttccagTTCATCATCTGGTTCAAGTGGTAAGAAATCTGCTGCCAGCATTGTTTCTGTCAACTTGTTGACCAAGATTGCCACTATCGGTATTTCTATCGTTGTTGGTTTCGGTTTAATTACCATgtaa
- a CDS encoding 2-isopropylmalate synthase, putative (Similar to S. cerevisiae LEU4), translating into MQKVFQRWVSRIPPVKLQYKNMLRDPSKKYPPPKQINLPNRTWPTKVITKAPRWLSTDLRDGNQSLPDPMSVPEKKEYFHKLIDIGFKEIEVSFPSASQTDFDFTRYAVENAPDDVTIQVLTQSREPLIRRTVESVKGAKRATIHTYLATSDVFREVVFGMSKQDAIDKAIETTKLVRSLTKDDPNMQDTEWNLEFSPECFSDTPGEFAVEICEAVKKVWEPTVENPMIFNLPATVEVASPNVYADQIEYFCQNITEREKIIVSTHTHNDRGCGVAATELGMLAGADRVEGCVFGNGERTGNVDLVTVALNLYTQGISPNLDFSDIESIIDVSERCNKIPVPARSPYGGSLVVCAFSGSHQDAIKKGFAKQKGDRWAIPYLPLDPKDIGRTYEAVIRVNSQSGKGGAAWVILRSLGLDLPRHLQVAFSGLVQNTADSLGRELKVEEIVNLFNEQYLVNAPLSIQDFEITKNKNDEREIVAQLNNGISIKGQGNGPISAFIDALSNKFGVLFEVVNYQEHSLGGGSSSKAATYIELSYVNANGEKVSRWGCGINHDVSQASIEAILSVVNTLINKKELSI; encoded by the coding sequence atgcAAAAGGTTTTCCAAAGATGGGTATCTAGAATACCCCCAGTTAAGCTTCAATATAAGAATATGCTTAGAGACCCTTCAAAGAAATACCCTCCaccaaaacaaatcaaCTTGCCCAATAGAACTTGGCCCACCAAGGTGATCACTAAAGCTCCTCGGTGGCTTTCTACCGATTTAAGAGACGGTAACCAGTCCTTGCCAGATCCAATGTCAGTCCCAGAAAAAAAGGAGTATTTCCACAAATTAATCGATATTGGATTTAAAGAAATCGAAGTTTCGTTCCCGTCAGCTTCCCAAACcgattttgatttcactCGATACGCCGTTGAGAACGCCCCTGATGATGTAACTATTCAAGTTTTGACCCAATCTCGTGAACCATTGATTAGAAGAACTGTCGAATCGGTAAAGGGAGCCAAACGTGCTACCATTCATACATATTTGGCAACTTCAGACGTATTCCGTGAAGTCGTGTTCGGCATGAGTAAACAGGACGCCATTGATAAAGCAATTGAAACCACCAAGTTAGTGAGGTCATTGACTAAAGATGACCCTAATATGCAAGATACGGAATGGAATTTAGAGTTTTCTCCAGAGTGTTTCTCCGACACTCCAGGGGAATTTGCTGTTGAGATTTGTGAAGCCGTTAAAAAAGTCTGGGAACCAACAGTCGAAAACCCCATGATCTTCAATTTGCCTGCTACAGTTGAAGTTGCTAGTCCTAATGTATATGCTGATCAAATTGAATACTTTTGTCAGAACATAACTGAGCGTGAAAAGATCATCGTTTCCACACACACCCATAATGACCGTGGTTGTGGTGTGGCTGCTACTGAATTGGGGATGTTGGCTGGTGCCGATAGAGTTGAAGGATGTGTGTTTGGAAACGGTGAGAGAACTGGTAATGTTGATTTAGTTACTGTGGCATTGAACTTGTACACCCAAGGTATTTCACCAAATTTGGACTTTTCTGATATCGAGAGCATTATTGACGTCAGCGAACGTTGCAATAAGATCCCAGTGCCAGCAAGATCGCCCTACGGTGGTTCCCTTGTGGTTTGTGCGTTTAGTGGATCTCACCAAGACGCCATCAAAAAAGGTTTCGCTAAACAAAAGGGGGACAGATGGGCTATCCCATATTTGCCATTAGATCCAAAAGATATTGGAAGAACTTATGAGGCCGTGATTAGAGTCAACTCCCAGTCAGGTAAAGGGGGTGCAGCCTGGGTCATCCTTAGATCTTTGGGATTGGACTTACCAAGACACTTGCAAGTTGCATTTTCGGGCTTGGTGCAAAACACTGCTGATCTGTTGGGGAGAGAATTGAAGGTCGAGGAAATTGTAAACTTGTTTAACGAACAGTACTTGGTCAATGCTCCTTTAAGCATTCAggattttgaaatcacCAAGAATAAAAACGATGAAAGAGAAATTGTTGctcaattaaataatggCATTTCAATCAAAGGTCAAGGAAATGGGCCTATCTCGGCCTTTATTGATGCCCTTTCTAACAAATTCGGTGTTTTGTTTGAAGTCGTAAACTATCAAGAACATTCTTTGGGAGGTGGGTCTAGTAGTAAGGCTGCAACTTATATCGAATTATCATACGTCAATGCCAATGGCGAAAAAGTCTCTAGATGGGGCTGTGGTATCAACCACGATGTCTCACAAGCCTCTATCGAAGCCATTCTTAGTGTTGTGAACACTTTGATCAATAAAAAGGAATTAAGTATTTAG